From one Prochlorococcus marinus XMU1404 genomic stretch:
- a CDS encoding ligase-associated DNA damage response DEXH box helicase, with the protein MKNITQNSMQNRNQNNLISKIKQFFSTNGWEPLSYQIESWEAFLNGENGIIQVPTGCGKTYAALMGPLSQIEDPKNNKSVNILLITPLKALTRDLQNSIRLAALHFDKEITVEIRNGDTTSYEKKKQLAKPPNILITTPESLSLLLSNKESNSLFKELSSIIIDEWHELMGSKRGNQCELSLSWLRGNIKNLQIWAMSATIGNIEEAARAIVGMRAIRPKIISTNIQKEIEIISVLPEEETTFPWSGHLGIRSHSTLLKILDKNKSTLLFTNTRNQSERWYQCLKFFLPEMEDKIALHHGSLDKEDRKRVEEGVKDGLIKWVVCTSSLDLGVDFQPVDQIVQIGSAKNLARLIQRAGRSAHRPGGKSKIIFMPTNSLELLEISAMRRIIKSGISEEIRLPELSYDVLLQHLISLACGNGFDPKIEKERIKNCWSYRNLKDQDWNWCLDFLEYGGKCLKAYPKYKKIVKEESQNNNRNFKYFVKDKSLIRIHKFNIGTITSDKFVNVKYIKGKSLGNLEENFASKLNPGDTFYFAGKMLQFVRIRDMILYVKKSTKKSSLIPAWVGGQMAISDLLCESLRKEIDICNKLENYDYLNPELNSLRPILKKQKILSNIPKKDEFLIEIYKTKDLSNLFVFTLDGKFVNEGIAFLWALRLAKLKQSTFSITANDFGFSLTTAEDYDFSIIKKEADYFLDNKKLEKDLENAINFSELTKRRFKNIAQISGLVNQNNPTKTKTSSQLQISSSLFYDVFTKYEEGHLLIKQSHQEVKEYQLENKRISRSLERLKNLKMLLNEIKTPTPFAFPLLVERLKNTLSNEPIEKRIENLIKKYSD; encoded by the coding sequence ATGAAAAATATTACACAAAATAGTATGCAAAATAGAAATCAAAATAATTTGATTTCTAAGATTAAACAGTTTTTCTCCACGAATGGATGGGAGCCATTATCCTACCAGATCGAATCTTGGGAAGCATTTTTAAATGGAGAGAATGGAATAATACAGGTCCCTACTGGATGTGGCAAAACTTATGCTGCATTAATGGGACCTCTTTCACAGATAGAAGATCCCAAAAATAATAAAAGTGTGAATATATTATTAATAACGCCTTTAAAAGCTCTAACTAGAGATTTACAAAATTCCATCCGGTTAGCAGCTTTGCATTTTGACAAAGAAATCACTGTTGAAATTAGGAATGGGGATACCACATCATATGAAAAGAAAAAGCAATTAGCTAAACCACCTAATATTCTTATAACGACTCCAGAGTCTCTATCTCTTTTACTTTCTAATAAAGAATCTAATAGTCTATTTAAGGAGTTGTCATCAATAATTATTGATGAATGGCATGAATTGATGGGTAGTAAAAGAGGTAACCAGTGCGAATTATCTTTAAGTTGGCTCAGAGGTAATATAAAAAATTTACAAATTTGGGCAATGTCTGCAACTATTGGAAATATTGAAGAAGCTGCAAGAGCAATAGTTGGTATGAGGGCTATTAGGCCCAAAATAATAAGCACAAATATTCAAAAAGAGATCGAAATTATAAGTGTTTTACCTGAGGAGGAAACGACCTTTCCATGGAGTGGTCATCTTGGAATTAGAAGTCATTCTACACTTTTAAAAATATTAGATAAAAATAAAAGCACCTTATTATTCACAAATACAAGAAATCAATCTGAAAGATGGTATCAATGTCTTAAATTTTTTCTCCCAGAAATGGAAGACAAAATCGCACTTCATCACGGCTCACTCGATAAAGAAGATAGAAAAAGAGTTGAAGAGGGGGTTAAAGACGGATTAATAAAATGGGTAGTCTGCACCAGCTCATTAGATTTGGGTGTTGACTTCCAACCTGTAGATCAAATAGTTCAAATTGGCAGTGCAAAGAATTTAGCTAGACTTATCCAAAGAGCGGGAAGAAGTGCTCATAGACCAGGTGGAAAATCAAAAATAATTTTTATGCCTACTAATTCTTTGGAGTTATTAGAGATTAGTGCAATGAGAAGAATAATAAAAAGTGGTATATCTGAGGAAATTAGACTTCCTGAATTATCTTATGATGTGCTTCTACAACATCTAATAAGTTTGGCATGCGGAAATGGCTTTGATCCGAAAATTGAGAAAGAAAGAATTAAAAATTGCTGGAGTTATAGAAACTTAAAAGATCAAGATTGGAATTGGTGTCTTGACTTTTTAGAATATGGAGGAAAATGTCTTAAAGCATACCCAAAATATAAAAAGATAGTTAAAGAAGAATCACAAAATAATAATCGAAACTTTAAATATTTTGTAAAAGACAAATCTTTAATAAGAATTCATAAGTTCAATATTGGGACAATTACAAGTGACAAATTTGTGAATGTTAAATATATAAAGGGTAAATCTTTAGGAAATTTAGAAGAAAATTTTGCTTCAAAATTAAATCCCGGAGATACATTTTACTTTGCCGGCAAAATGCTTCAATTTGTAAGAATAAGAGATATGATTTTATATGTTAAAAAATCAACAAAAAAAAGTTCTCTAATTCCTGCATGGGTTGGAGGTCAAATGGCAATTTCTGATCTACTTTGTGAAAGTTTGAGAAAAGAAATAGATATATGCAATAAATTAGAAAATTATGATTACTTAAATCCCGAACTAAATTCATTACGCCCAATATTGAAGAAACAAAAGATTCTCTCAAATATTCCAAAGAAAGATGAATTCCTTATAGAAATATATAAAACCAAGGATTTATCAAATCTTTTTGTTTTTACACTTGATGGCAAATTTGTAAATGAAGGAATTGCATTTCTATGGGCTTTAAGATTGGCAAAATTAAAACAATCTACATTTAGTATTACTGCTAATGATTTTGGATTCAGCTTAACTACCGCAGAAGATTATGATTTTTCCATAATAAAAAAAGAAGCTGATTACTTTTTAGATAACAAAAAATTAGAAAAAGATCTAGAAAATGCAATTAATTTTTCAGAATTAACAAAACGTAGATTTAAAAATATTGCCCAAATAAGTGGACTTGTAAATCAAAATAATCCAACCAAAACAAAGACATCCTCTCAACTTCAAATAAGTTCAAGTCTTTTCTACGATGTCTTTACTAAATATGAAGAAGGTCATCTTTTAATAAAACAATCGCATCAAGAAGTTAAAGAATATCAATTAGAAAATAAAAGAATATCTAGATCATTAGAAAGATTAAAAAATTTAAAAATGCTACTAAACGAGATAAAAACTCCAACTCCTTTTGCTTTCCCTTTATTAGTTGAAAGACTTAAAAATACTTTAAGCAATGAACCAATAGAAAAAAGAATAGAAAATCTTATAAAAAAATATAGTGATTAA
- a CDS encoding ATP-dependent DNA ligase: protein MSLKKFSELFGDLDSINSTNNKIEVLKRYFLSNEPIDNSWAIYLLTGKSNKRFISGRYLKNLFSQIYEYPQWLIDTCYLKVGDSAEVITLLLKNKTTSRNKKLSNISLNELLSISIPELSKLNEEDKNLKIKNIWETLPEDNHLIFNKILTGTFRVGVSIGLITKSLSKLNNIDEEIISHRLMGNFKPSINSYEFLINKNINLEELNSKPFPFLLANNFEDKIFKHSINDFQFEWKYDGIRIQLVKRSSHVSLWTRGQELVNESFPELVEEMERIKDDFVLDGELLVWNFKDQIAFDFSLLQKRINRKSPTRSIQIKYPIIFIAYDLLEINGRDIRGIKLENRRIKLEKYFSKWQNKTNNNISDIFRICDLINPKDWPDALTYKEKSRENNTEGLIIKNKMSPYTSGRKKGIWWKYKVDPMQLDAVLIYAKVGSGRRAGLYTDYSFALWKDQELIKFASAYSGLKNIEIKELDKWIRKNTIEKFGPVRSLKPAMVFEISFDKIQISKRHKSGIAVRFPRITKWRKDKKINDADSLKNAYDLIEKIS, encoded by the coding sequence ATGAGCTTAAAGAAATTTTCAGAATTATTTGGCGATCTAGATTCAATTAATAGTACAAATAATAAAATTGAAGTTTTAAAAAGATATTTTTTATCAAATGAACCAATTGATAATTCATGGGCAATCTATTTATTAACTGGAAAAAGTAATAAGAGATTTATTAGTGGAAGATATTTAAAAAATCTTTTTTCACAAATATATGAATATCCTCAATGGTTAATTGATACCTGTTATTTAAAAGTTGGTGATTCTGCTGAGGTAATAACGTTATTACTTAAAAATAAAACAACTTCCAGAAATAAAAAATTATCAAATATAAGTCTCAATGAATTACTAAGCATATCAATACCTGAATTATCAAAACTTAATGAGGAGGATAAAAATTTAAAAATTAAAAATATTTGGGAAACATTACCTGAAGATAACCATCTAATTTTCAATAAAATTCTTACAGGCACTTTTAGAGTAGGAGTCTCTATCGGATTAATAACAAAATCATTATCAAAACTAAATAATATTGATGAAGAAATTATTTCTCATAGGTTGATGGGCAATTTCAAGCCTTCAATAAATTCATATGAATTTTTAATTAACAAGAATATCAATCTTGAAGAGTTAAACTCTAAACCATTTCCATTTCTTCTGGCAAATAACTTTGAAGATAAAATCTTCAAACATTCAATAAATGATTTTCAATTTGAATGGAAATACGACGGTATTAGGATTCAATTAGTTAAAAGATCAAGCCATGTTTCGTTATGGACAAGAGGGCAAGAATTAGTAAATGAATCTTTCCCAGAATTAGTAGAGGAAATGGAGCGTATAAAAGATGATTTTGTTCTTGATGGGGAATTATTAGTTTGGAATTTTAAAGACCAAATTGCCTTTGATTTTTCTTTACTTCAAAAAAGAATAAATAGAAAATCTCCTACTAGGTCAATCCAAATAAAATATCCAATTATTTTTATTGCTTATGATCTTTTAGAGATTAATGGAAGAGATATAAGAGGAATTAAATTAGAAAATAGAAGAATTAAGTTAGAAAAATATTTTTCAAAATGGCAAAATAAAACTAATAATAATATCTCTGATATTTTCAGAATATGTGATTTAATCAATCCTAAAGATTGGCCTGATGCTTTAACTTATAAAGAGAAATCTCGAGAAAATAATACTGAAGGATTAATAATTAAAAACAAAATGTCTCCATACACCTCTGGAAGAAAAAAAGGTATTTGGTGGAAATATAAAGTTGATCCTATGCAACTTGATGCTGTTCTAATTTACGCTAAAGTCGGAAGCGGTAGAAGAGCTGGTCTATATACAGACTATAGTTTTGCATTATGGAAAGACCAAGAATTGATTAAATTTGCCAGTGCATATTCTGGTTTAAAGAATATTGAGATTAAAGAGCTGGATAAATGGATAAGGAAAAATACAATAGAAAAATTTGGTCCTGTTCGATCATTAAAACCAGCAATGGTATTCGAAATATCTTTTGATAAAATACAAATTTCAAAACGTCATAAGTCAGGCATAGCAGTAAGATTTCCAAGAATAACAAAATGGAGAAAAGATAAAAAAATTAATGATGCAGATAGCCTTAAGAATGCTTATGATCTTATAGAAAAAATATCATGA
- a CDS encoding ligase-associated DNA damage response exonuclease: MRTKQEVLIRYNDGSLYCELADIWIDPRKPVKSALITHAHFDHFTFGCEEYISTYETAIILKERVGNNLKIKTFDYGEEFKINGINISFHPSGHILGSSQIRFIFGEEKWLISGDFKLQKDETCKRYEIVKTDYLISECTFGLPIFKWDETSKIANDISKWVTNSPEKTSLLFCYSLGKAQRLLNEISQTNFKGNIYSHGSIYEMNNCYKELGIDIKDTIKIENKKKIDELKGSLILLPPSLSKGSYLKNFKNIQTGFASGWMSIRALRKRSGYDKGFAISDHADWDGILEVVKKSEAKNVIFHHGDSEALSKYLVEKESINVLFFGK; encoded by the coding sequence TTGAGAACTAAGCAAGAAGTTTTAATTAGATATAATGATGGAAGTCTTTATTGTGAACTTGCTGATATTTGGATTGATCCAAGAAAGCCAGTAAAAAGTGCATTAATAACCCATGCTCATTTTGATCACTTTACATTTGGCTGTGAAGAATACATTTCCACATACGAGACTGCGATAATTCTTAAAGAAAGAGTTGGAAATAATCTCAAAATTAAGACTTTTGATTATGGAGAAGAATTCAAGATAAATGGTATAAATATTTCTTTTCATCCTTCAGGACACATCCTTGGATCTAGTCAAATAAGATTTATTTTTGGAGAAGAAAAATGGCTGATTTCAGGTGACTTTAAGCTACAAAAAGATGAGACATGCAAACGATATGAAATAGTAAAAACTGATTATTTAATAAGCGAATGTACTTTTGGTTTGCCAATATTCAAGTGGGATGAGACTAGTAAAATAGCAAATGATATTTCAAAATGGGTAACAAATTCGCCAGAAAAAACTTCTTTACTTTTCTGCTATTCACTTGGAAAAGCTCAGAGATTGTTAAACGAAATTAGTCAAACAAATTTTAAAGGTAATATTTATTCCCATGGCAGTATTTATGAAATGAACAATTGTTATAAGGAACTTGGAATTGATATTAAAGATACTATAAAAATCGAAAATAAAAAAAAGATTGATGAACTTAAGGGAAGTCTAATATTATTACCGCCATCTTTAAGTAAAGGCTCTTATCTAAAAAATTTTAAAAATATTCAAACAGGTTTTGCGAGTGGATGGATGTCAATAAGAGCTCTACGAAAAAGATCAGGATATGATAAAGGATTCGCAATTTCTGATCATGCAGATTGGGATGGGATTCTGGAAGTAGTAAAAAAGTCTGAAGCAAAAAATGTAATTTTTCATCATGGAGATAGTGAAGCCTTAAGTAAATATTTAGTTGAGAAGGAATCAATAAATGTTCTTTTCTTCGGTAAATAA
- a CDS encoding competence protein ComC → MTIIKILNSLDKSWKRDDILLKIKKGLGTNEIVNEFLLKNENQIKELNSLLRPEDIHLLNQVEQLSTCESKLINEIRNLNYLEKNENHHILIQKNIEPSNRVSFNRISSFMTNWSNKFVVIALLTISAIALSKQAWT, encoded by the coding sequence ATGACCATAATTAAAATTTTAAATTCTCTTGATAAATCCTGGAAAAGAGATGATATTCTTTTAAAGATTAAAAAGGGGTTAGGAACAAATGAGATAGTTAATGAATTTCTCTTGAAAAACGAAAACCAAATTAAAGAATTAAATTCTTTATTAAGACCAGAAGATATTCATTTATTAAATCAAGTTGAACAACTCTCAACTTGCGAATCTAAATTAATAAATGAGATTAGAAATTTAAATTACTTAGAAAAAAATGAGAATCATCACATTCTTATTCAGAAAAATATTGAGCCATCTAATAGAGTTTCTTTTAACAGAATAAGTTCATTCATGACAAATTGGAGCAACAAATTTGTAGTTATTGCTTTATTAACAATTTCTGCAATAGCTTTATCAAAACAAGCATGGACATAA
- a CDS encoding translation initiation factor IF-2 N-terminal domain-containing protein has protein sequence MSINTPIFTIAKELKVESNRVLLACKKLGINAKGATKRLNKEELEKIKYYFETGKNASDEVINLNKVKTKSSASKILEKVKINYFENRLIRKS, from the coding sequence ATGTCTATCAACACTCCAATTTTTACAATTGCTAAAGAGCTTAAAGTCGAAAGTAATAGAGTACTATTAGCCTGCAAAAAACTTGGAATCAACGCCAAAGGCGCTACAAAAAGATTAAATAAAGAAGAATTAGAAAAAATTAAATATTATTTTGAAACAGGCAAGAATGCTTCTGATGAAGTGATCAATTTAAATAAAGTTAAAACCAAAAGTAGTGCAAGTAAAATTTTAGAAAAGGTAAAGATAAATTATTTCGAAAACAGACTTATACGCAAATCTTAA
- a CDS encoding DUF2130 domain-containing protein gives MKDIKCPSCGKTFRIDPSSFEEILLQIKDEEFNKQIKERLLLVEEDNKKALEILKRELKIQLIEQNSIKETEIQALESKLKLAEEKKANALNDLRNQATNKINSLNNELIKIKDEFKNQSLISELSLKNKINEAVTNLERENSSLTNCIEKMKLEQSINEKLIEEKFKSKISERDLTIQELREMKSKLSTKMIGETLEIHCETQFNLNRASAFKNSYFEKDNDVTSGSKGDYIFREIDENRTEVISIMFEMKNESETGTNKRKNEDFLKELDKDRRQKSCEYAVLVSLLEPDSELYNAGIVDVSHRYPKMYVIRPQFFLPIISLLRNASMESLKYKSQIDLMKRENYDITNFESTLEKFKNAFGKNVTLAQDRFNDAISEIDKSITHLQKTKEALILSKKHLLTAGSKSQDLTVKKLTRNNPTMKKKFNDLHNVEDDVA, from the coding sequence ATGAAAGATATTAAATGTCCTTCATGCGGCAAAACATTCCGAATTGACCCCAGTAGTTTTGAAGAAATACTTCTTCAAATAAAAGACGAAGAATTTAATAAACAAATAAAAGAGAGACTTCTTTTGGTTGAAGAAGATAATAAAAAAGCTTTGGAGATATTAAAACGAGAGTTAAAAATACAATTAATAGAGCAAAACAGTATTAAAGAAACTGAGATCCAAGCTCTTGAATCTAAATTGAAGTTGGCAGAAGAAAAGAAAGCAAATGCCCTAAATGATTTAAGAAATCAAGCAACAAATAAAATTAATTCACTCAATAATGAGTTAATCAAAATAAAAGATGAATTTAAAAACCAGTCTTTAATTTCAGAATTATCTTTAAAAAATAAAATCAATGAAGCTGTTACTAACCTAGAAAGAGAAAACTCATCTTTAACAAATTGCATCGAAAAGATGAAACTTGAACAATCAATAAACGAAAAATTAATTGAAGAAAAGTTTAAAAGCAAAATTAGTGAAAGAGACCTGACTATTCAGGAGTTAAGAGAAATGAAATCAAAATTATCTACAAAGATGATAGGCGAAACATTAGAAATCCATTGCGAAACTCAATTTAATCTTAATCGTGCCTCTGCATTTAAAAACTCATATTTCGAAAAGGATAATGATGTTACTTCAGGAAGTAAAGGTGACTATATATTTAGAGAAATTGATGAAAACAGAACAGAAGTAATATCTATAATGTTTGAGATGAAAAACGAAAGCGAAACTGGAACTAATAAAAGAAAAAATGAAGATTTTTTAAAAGAATTAGATAAAGATAGAAGGCAAAAATCTTGTGAGTATGCAGTACTAGTTTCGCTTCTTGAACCAGATAGTGAACTTTATAATGCAGGAATAGTAGATGTCTCTCATAGATATCCAAAAATGTATGTCATAAGACCGCAATTTTTCTTACCTATTATTTCTCTATTAAGAAATGCATCTATGGAATCCTTAAAATACAAATCACAAATTGACTTAATGAAACGCGAAAATTATGACATAACTAATTTTGAAAGTACACTTGAGAAATTTAAGAATGCATTTGGTAAAAATGTTACACTGGCCCAAGATAGATTTAATGATGCAATTTCAGAAATTGATAAATCAATAACCCATTTACAAAAAACTAAAGAGGCTTTAATTCTTTCAAAAAAACATCTTTTAACTGCTGGCAGCAAATCTCAGGACTTAACGGTAAAGAAATTAACTAGAAATAACCCGACGATGAAAAAAAAGTTTAATGATTTACACAATGTAGAAGATGATGTTGCTTAA
- a CDS encoding CopG family transcriptional regulator produces MENKVKRIGYLPRKRVLEIIDEISKSESISRSKVVGILVEEALDARGIANFGYSNIKKSNLYKSDILKEVKSENIHLEDAEDEFVDDSGYTVSSHKTLDRSISSADIELANKINILKESGLI; encoded by the coding sequence ATGGAAAATAAAGTCAAAAGGATTGGATATCTACCTAGAAAAAGGGTACTTGAAATTATTGACGAGATATCCAAAAGTGAATCTATTAGTAGATCTAAAGTTGTTGGGATTTTAGTTGAAGAGGCATTAGATGCCAGAGGTATTGCGAATTTTGGATATAGCAATATTAAGAAATCAAATTTATACAAATCGGATATTTTAAAAGAGGTGAAAAGTGAAAATATTCATTTAGAAGATGCAGAAGATGAATTTGTTGATGACAGTGGTTATACAGTTTCTTCTCATAAAACATTAGATCGATCAATTTCATCAGCTGATATAGAGTTAGCAAATAAAATTAATATTCTTAAAGAATCTGGATTAATATAA
- a CDS encoding alpha-2-macroglobulin, producing the protein MKRVKLFSQIIITLAFLTSCKASLNNEKPIINSEDDVKDKNNPKKERMEIKFSCGQDGISKYLDDGWIILKEDSQEKICTWKSVPATIDCDMEKDKGCKLTKPDKIGEEKIYLLEK; encoded by the coding sequence ATGAAAAGGGTAAAATTGTTTTCACAAATAATTATAACTTTAGCTTTTTTAACTTCCTGTAAAGCATCATTAAATAATGAGAAACCTATAATTAATTCAGAAGATGATGTTAAGGATAAGAACAATCCAAAAAAGGAAAGAATGGAAATAAAGTTTTCGTGCGGACAAGATGGGATTTCAAAATACTTAGATGATGGATGGATTATTTTAAAAGAAGATTCTCAAGAAAAAATTTGTACATGGAAATCTGTTCCTGCCACAATAGATTGTGATATGGAAAAAGATAAAGGGTGTAAATTAACAAAGCCAGATAAAATTGGAGAAGAGAAAATTTATTTGTTAGAAAAATGA
- a CDS encoding DUF2103 domain-containing protein, translating into MGRLVLNHSTHIEGLIPLLQKLALNINIKTVTPAVISRVRGRSSKLTIRLSVKTINGFKAIARKGRTAQEVFISTDLSKDELKQIIDIYNSN; encoded by the coding sequence TTGGGCAGGTTAGTATTAAATCATAGTACACATATTGAAGGTCTGATTCCGTTATTGCAAAAGTTAGCTCTTAACATAAATATTAAGACTGTAACTCCCGCAGTAATATCAAGAGTTAGAGGAAGATCATCAAAATTAACAATAAGATTATCAGTTAAAACCATAAACGGGTTCAAGGCTATAGCAAGAAAAGGGAGAACAGCCCAAGAAGTTTTTATTTCAACAGACTTAAGTAAAGATGAATTAAAACAGATTATAGATATTTATAATAGTAATTGA
- the petN gene encoding cytochrome b6-f complex subunit PetN, with protein MIFQIGWAALAAIFTFSIAMVVWGRNGDGSIDI; from the coding sequence ATGATCTTTCAAATAGGTTGGGCTGCATTAGCAGCAATTTTTACTTTCTCAATTGCAATGGTTGTTTGGGGTAGAAATGGTGATGGTTCTATTGACATTTGA
- the psb29 gene encoding photosystem II biogenesis protein Psp29, translating into MSQHTLTLLRFTYKKLKEKLTVSDSKKLFHEQFPYVIPGLYKKIVDEMLVELNLLNHQNEFTQDNLFCIGLTETFKELTKGYQPEKHLDLLFESLCSSTNFESKGIKEISQKFQKEFKDKSSKDLLKLLIEKSKTKLYPSRILNLGLYILISNSQEFKEKKESEMNKEILNIFEKLGISFNKAEKDIGIYKSTLSKMEQAKELIEELKIKDKKKDQKK; encoded by the coding sequence TTGAGTCAACATACGCTAACCTTATTAAGGTTTACATATAAAAAATTGAAAGAAAAATTGACTGTTTCTGATAGCAAAAAGTTATTTCATGAACAATTCCCATACGTTATTCCGGGTTTATATAAAAAGATAGTTGATGAAATGCTTGTCGAACTAAATCTTTTAAATCATCAAAATGAATTTACACAAGATAATCTTTTTTGTATTGGACTCACCGAAACATTCAAAGAATTAACCAAAGGATATCAACCAGAGAAACATTTAGATCTACTTTTTGAATCTTTATGCAGTTCTACAAATTTTGAATCGAAGGGGATTAAGGAGATTTCTCAAAAATTTCAGAAGGAATTTAAGGATAAATCATCAAAAGATTTATTGAAATTATTAATTGAAAAAAGCAAAACAAAACTTTATCCTTCAAGGATATTGAACTTAGGATTATACATATTAATTTCAAATTCTCAAGAATTTAAGGAAAAAAAAGAATCTGAAATGAATAAAGAGATCTTAAATATTTTTGAAAAATTAGGAATATCTTTTAATAAGGCAGAAAAAGATATTGGAATTTATAAAAGCACTTTATCAAAAATGGAACAAGCAAAAGAATTAATTGAAGAACTAAAAATAAAAGATAAGAAAAAAGATCAAAAAAAATAA
- the clpP gene encoding ATP-dependent Clp endopeptidase proteolytic subunit ClpP — MMIPLVLEESGGSERVFDIYSRLLRERIIFLGEQVTSETANRIVAQLLFLEAEDPEKDIYMYINSPGGSVYDGLGIFDTMQHVKPDIHTVCVGLAASMGAFLLAAGTKGKRSSLRHSRIMIHQPLGGARGQASDIRIQADEILFLKERLNSELSERTGKDYETIKEDTDRDFYMSPKEAVDYGLIDLVLDKKPVKV, encoded by the coding sequence ATTATGATCCCTTTAGTTTTAGAAGAATCAGGTGGTAGTGAAAGAGTCTTTGATATTTATTCGAGGCTATTAAGAGAGAGGATAATCTTTTTAGGAGAACAAGTTACTAGTGAAACGGCTAATAGAATTGTTGCTCAATTATTATTCCTTGAAGCCGAGGATCCTGAGAAAGATATCTATATGTACATAAATTCACCAGGAGGATCAGTCTACGATGGTTTAGGCATCTTTGATACGATGCAGCATGTCAAACCTGATATTCACACAGTTTGTGTGGGGTTGGCAGCTAGTATGGGTGCATTTTTGTTGGCAGCAGGTACTAAAGGTAAAAGAAGTAGCCTTAGGCATTCAAGAATTATGATTCATCAACCACTTGGTGGAGCTAGAGGACAAGCAAGTGATATAAGGATTCAGGCAGATGAAATTCTGTTCTTAAAAGAACGTCTTAATTCTGAATTATCAGAGAGAACTGGTAAGGATTATGAAACTATAAAAGAAGATACTGATAGAGATTTTTATATGTCCCCAAAAGAGGCTGTTGACTACGGGTTAATAGATTTAGTCTTAGATAAGAAGCCTGTGAAAGTTTAG